In the Alistipes provencensis genome, GGCGGGTGACGGAGCAGGCCACCGTGCAGAACGACGAACAGACGCCGCTCGACCGCCAGTTGACGCGCCTCTCGCGCCTGATCGGCCGTCTGGGCATTCTCCTGTCGGTGCTGATCTTCTGCGTGATGCTGGGTAAGGCGATCTTCGTGGGCGGGCTGCTCGACGGCGACTGGCTGACGATCTCCCAGCACGTCCTGCAAATCTTCATGGTTTCGGTGGCCATCATCGTCATGGCGGTCCCCGAGGGGCTTCCGATGTCGATCACGCTGTCGCTGGCGATGTCCATGCGGCGGATGCTCAAGACCAACAACCTCGTGCGCAAGATGCACGCCTGCGAGACGATGGGCGCCGTGACGGTCATCTGCACCGACAAGACCGGCACGCTCACCCAGAACCGCATGCATGTGCAGGAGCTGGTGCGCTACGACGCGCTTCCCGAGCGGGATTTCGCCGAGATCGTGGCGCTGAACACCACGGCGTTCCTCGATGCCGAGGGACACATCATCGGCAACCCCACGGAAGGGGCCCTGCTCGAGTGGCTGCGCAGCCGCGGCGAGGATTACGAACCGCTGCGTGCCGGGGCGACGATCGTCGACCGGCTGACCTTCTCGACCGAACGCAAATACATGGCGACGATCGTCGAAAGCGGCGTCTCGGGCCGCCGCATCCTCTGTGTGAAGGGTGCACCGGAGATCGTGCGCACGATGTGCGCCCCGGACGGCAAGGACGCACAGGTCGCCGAGCAGTTGCTCGGTTTCCAGAGCCGCGCCATGCGCACGCTGGCCGTGGCATGGGCCGAGACCGCGTCGGACGACTGTCTGGAAGCTGTCAAGGTCGGCAATTTGCATTTCACGGCTGTCGCGGCCATCTCCGACCCCGTCCGCGAGGATGTTCCCGCGGCTGTCGGACGCTGCCTCGGGGCCGGCATCGGCATCAAGATCGTCACGGGCGACACCCCGGCCACGGCGCGTGAGATCGCCCGCCAGATCGGGCTGTGGAACGACGCCGAGGACGGCGACCGCAACCATATCACCGGTACGGATTTCGCCGCCCTGAGCGACGAGGAACTGCTGGAACGCGTACAGGAGCTGAAGATCATGTCCCGTGCCCGGCCGCTCGACAAACAGCGCCTCGTGCGGCTGTTGCAGCAGCGGGGCGAGGTGGTGGCCGTCACGGGCGACGGCACGAACGATGCCCCGGCGCTGAATTTCGCCAACGTGGGCCTTTCGATGGGCTCGGGAACCTCCGTGGCCAAGGACGCTTCGGACATCACGCTGTTAGACGACTCGTTCGCTTCGATCGCCACGGCCGTGATGTGGGGCCGCTCGCTTTACCGCAACATCCAGCGGTTCGTGCTGTTTCAGTTGACGATCAACTTCGCGGCCATCCTCATCTGCTTCGTCGGCGCCGTGTTCGGTACCGAGATGCCGCTGACGGTGGTGCAGATTCTCTGGGTCAACATCATCATGGACACCTTCGCGGCGATGGCGATGGCCTCGCTGCCGCCCAGCGCCGAGGTGATGCGCGACAAGCCCCGTCCGAGGGACGAGTTCATCATCACGCGCGCCATGGCCCGCACCATCTTCACCTGCGGCATGGTCATGGTCACGGTCCTGCTGGGGATGCTCTTCTGGTGGACGATCACCGAGGGCGGACTTACGGTGCGCCAACTGACGCTGTTCTTCTCGACGTTCGTCTTCCTGCAGTTCTGGAACATGTTCAACGCCAAGGGTTTCGAAACCCGTCATTCGGTGTTTACCTGCCTCGGGGGGTGCCGCGAATTTTTCCTGATCCTGCTGGCCATCGGCGTGGGACAGGTGTTGATCGTGGAGTTCGGCGGCGAGGTGTTCCGCACCGTGCCGCTGACGTGGGGCGAATGGGCCGAGGTGATCGGCTTCACTTCGCTGCTGGCCATCGGCGGCGAACTGATCCGTGCTATCCGTCGTAAAAAATAGTTGCGTCTACAATATATATAGTTGCGTCTGCATATATAAATGTTCAAACGTTTTGCCGCCGCCTGCCTGCTCTCTTTTGTGGGTCTGGGAGCATGGGCGCAGTTGCCGGACAGTGTCGACATGAGCGCGGGCGGCGCATTCCGCCAGCGTATCGACCGCCACACTTCGACGAAAGCCTACCGCATGCTCTTCATCGGCACGCCGCTTATCGTGGGCGGTATCGTCATGCAGGCTTATGACGCCGATTTCCGGCGCCTGCGCAACGGTTACAGCCGTTCGTTCCGCCACGATTACGACGATTATCTCCAGTACGCTCCGGCCGGGTTGATGGTCGGCATGAAGGCTTTTGGCGTCAAAGGGCGCAGTTCGTGGGGCCGCATGCTGGTCTCCGACGCCTTTTCGGCGGGCCTGATGGCCGTCGGCGTCAACTCGCTGAAATACTCCTGCCGCGTGATGCGTCCCGACGGTTCGTCGCGCAACTCCTTTCCCTCGGGACATACGGCCACGGCCTTCATGACTGCCACGATGCTCCACAAAGAGTACGGCCACCGCAGTCCGTGGTACAGCATCGGCGGCTACACCGTGGCGACGGTCACGGGGGTCACGCGCCAGTTAAACAACCGCCACTGGATGAGCGACATCATGGTCGGCGCCGGCATCGGCATTCTGGCCACGGAGCTGGGGTATTTCCTCGCCGACTTGATTTTCAAGGACAAAGGGCTGCTCGTCACGGAGACCTATTCGGTCTATGACCGCTACCGCCGTCCCTCGTTTCTGGGTTTCGGCCTCGGGCTGACGACTGTGCCGGGGACTTATAGGCTTTATTCCGACATGCGGGTGCAGCTCCTCGCAGGGCCTGCCGTACAGGTTCAGGGGGCTTGGTTCGCTTCGCCCTACTGGGGCGTCGGAGGCCGCTTTTCGTGTACCAACCTGCGGGTGAAGGTCAACGGCGCGGCTCAGAACGACAACTTGGAGTGCGCCTCGGTCTATGCGGGTCCCTATTTCTCCTATCCCTTCTCGATGCGGTGGCTGGTCGGTGCGAAACTGCTTGCCGGCTGCGAGATTTACAAGTCCTGCGACACGGACCTCCGGCGGCTGGAGGGCCGCAGCGGTTTTTCATTCGGCACGGGCATCTCCTCGACCTACCTCGCCACCCAGAACCTCGGCGTGCGTTTCTCGACCGACTACGACGTTGCACCGCCCCTGACGGGCGTTTCGGGGCGGCGGGTCCACAAGCTGACGTTCGGCATCGGCGTCTGCGCGGCCTTCTGAAACGAAAAACGGATCCCGATTCGGTCGCCTCGAAAATCGAGTCAACCTCATACAATCCCCATCTGGGTAGATTTAAAGAGCTGTGAATAAATGTTAAATGCACTGTCTGGAATTAATAAAATCATACAATATTGTTTGTAATTCCAGATTTTCACTATATTTGCCACTATGAACTCTAAGATCTTATTTTCCACTTCTGCCGCATGTCTGTTTTCGGCAACAACGCTGTTTGCGCAAGGAAATTCTCCTTGGTTCTTGTCGTCTTCGGACTCGCTTTGCGGAGTCCGTTTGACAGAGGCTTGTGCGGTAAAGGGTAAAAATCCCCCCCCCGAAAAAAGTCTGAAATAATCGTCGCCGTCATTGACGGCGGTTTGGATATTTCGCATCCGGCTCTTGCGGATTTCATCTGGACCAATCCCCGCGAACAAGCCGGCAACGGCCGTGATGATGACAGGAACGGCTACATTGACGACATTCACGGTTGGAACTTCCTCGGCAATGCTGCGGGAGAGACTTTCCAGAGGGCCGGCACGGAGCCTTTCCGCGAATACAAACGGTTGCGTTCCCGTTTCAAGGACGCTGATACAGCCCGGCTGACGTCGGCTCAAAAAGCCGATTATACCTATTATAAACAGATGGAACGGGCCGCCCGGCTCGACACCTACATTACTTTTGCGGCATATCAACGCGCCCGGGCCGACGCTTTTCGCATTTGCGATTCGCTGATGCGCTGGCGATACGGCGACCGGGAGACTACGGTCGCAGATTTCCAAAAACTTGAATTGTCCGATACCACGGGCCTTGCACGGGCCCTGTCGATCGCTGCTTCCACCCCTGTCATGTTCCTTCCCGATATGCCGTGGCGCGACGCCGTGCAAACGATCGAGGACGAATATCTGCTCTCGGCCAAACGGGTGGCAAGTCTTGATTCCCTGAATGACGATCCTCATCTCCGATTGGGTAATACGCCGGATGATTTCCGGAATCTCCGCTACGGGAACAACCGGATTGACGAGGATGCCTACCACGGTACGATGGTAGCCGGAATAATCGCCGCCTGCGCCACGAACGCGGGCGATATGCCCCGTCCGGTGAAAATCCTTTCGGTCCGGGCTATTCCCGAAGGCGATGAATACGACCGCGATGTGGTGGCTGCGATTCGTTATGCGGTGGACAATGGTGCGAAAGTGGTGAATATGAGTTT is a window encoding:
- a CDS encoding calcium-translocating P-type ATPase, PMCA-type — encoded protein: MIPFDPRGLSPQEVAESRRQHGDNVITPPKDDSVWRLLLEKFRDPIIRILLLAAVLSLAIGFIHKDFTESVGIICAIILATCVGFWFEWDAQRRFRRLNQVNDDIPVKVMREGAIREIPRRDVVAGDVVYIEGGETIPADGELVEAVSLKINESTLTGEPEVDKTVNEADFDPEATYPSNAVLRGTTVADGYGVMVVTAVGDATEAGRVTEQATVQNDEQTPLDRQLTRLSRLIGRLGILLSVLIFCVMLGKAIFVGGLLDGDWLTISQHVLQIFMVSVAIIVMAVPEGLPMSITLSLAMSMRRMLKTNNLVRKMHACETMGAVTVICTDKTGTLTQNRMHVQELVRYDALPERDFAEIVALNTTAFLDAEGHIIGNPTEGALLEWLRSRGEDYEPLRAGATIVDRLTFSTERKYMATIVESGVSGRRILCVKGAPEIVRTMCAPDGKDAQVAEQLLGFQSRAMRTLAVAWAETASDDCLEAVKVGNLHFTAVAAISDPVREDVPAAVGRCLGAGIGIKIVTGDTPATAREIARQIGLWNDAEDGDRNHITGTDFAALSDEELLERVQELKIMSRARPLDKQRLVRLLQQRGEVVAVTGDGTNDAPALNFANVGLSMGSGTSVAKDASDITLLDDSFASIATAVMWGRSLYRNIQRFVLFQLTINFAAILICFVGAVFGTEMPLTVVQILWVNIIMDTFAAMAMASLPPSAEVMRDKPRPRDEFIITRAMARTIFTCGMVMVTVLLGMLFWWTITEGGLTVRQLTLFFSTFVFLQFWNMFNAKGFETRHSVFTCLGGCREFFLILLAIGVGQVLIVEFGGEVFRTVPLTWGEWAEVIGFTSLLAIGGELIRAIRRKK
- a CDS encoding phosphatase PAP2 family protein, producing MFKRFAAACLLSFVGLGAWAQLPDSVDMSAGGAFRQRIDRHTSTKAYRMLFIGTPLIVGGIVMQAYDADFRRLRNGYSRSFRHDYDDYLQYAPAGLMVGMKAFGVKGRSSWGRMLVSDAFSAGLMAVGVNSLKYSCRVMRPDGSSRNSFPSGHTATAFMTATMLHKEYGHRSPWYSIGGYTVATVTGVTRQLNNRHWMSDIMVGAGIGILATELGYFLADLIFKDKGLLVTETYSVYDRYRRPSFLGFGLGLTTVPGTYRLYSDMRVQLLAGPAVQVQGAWFASPYWGVGGRFSCTNLRVKVNGAAQNDNLECASVYAGPYFSYPFSMRWLVGAKLLAGCEIYKSCDTDLRRLEGRSGFSFGTGISSTYLATQNLGVRFSTDYDVAPPLTGVSGRRVHKLTFGIGVCAAF
- a CDS encoding S8 family serine peptidase gives rise to the protein MERAARLDTYITFAAYQRARADAFRICDSLMRWRYGDRETTVADFQKLELSDTTGLARALSIAASTPVMFLPDMPWRDAVQTIEDEYLLSAKRVASLDSLNDDPHLRLGNTPDDFRNLRYGNNRIDEDAYHGTMVAGIIAACATNAGDMPRPVKILSVRAIPEGDEYDRDVVAAIRYAVDNGAKVVNMSFGKYLSPHWDEVLAAMEYARHKDVLLVMASGNDGVNVDARPMFPVCRDRKGRRLENLIVVGASTPDGRVASFSNYGAENVDLLAPGEDIRSTAPDGEYDTAQGTSLAAPVVSGIAAVLRSFYPDLTACEVRNILIRTAAHFQDDEMPAPGKSKTPRMIPGREVCLGGGILDAQAALSEASKVSKYGKR